A region from the Lycium barbarum isolate Lr01 chromosome 8, ASM1917538v2, whole genome shotgun sequence genome encodes:
- the LOC132607231 gene encoding pentatricopeptide repeat-containing protein At5g65560, whose translation MIQWTALPLHTPFPFRSGQSSISLFFSFIKTFPFSISSSSSSIQEQSQSQPPIEHQLLNLLSHPNWQKHPSLNTLIPSLSSSNLSLFLSQNPNLNPHVALSFFNYLSHHPSFKLNVQSYVPLIRILISNKLFRVAEKTRLSMIKSCVTPEDVVFVMGFVLDMNKCSDGLSFKLNGWAYNTLLMSLSRFVMVDEMKCVYNEMLNDMIKPDIYTFNTMINGYCKMGNVVEAEVYLSKILQAGLSPDTHTYTSFILGHCRKKDVNSAFKVFREMSKKGCQRNVVSYNNLIHGLCETRRIDEAVKLFLEMGEDFCSPNVRTYTVLIDALCRLDRREEGLCLFNEMKEKGCEPNVHTYTVLVDGLCKDSKLDEARKLLSLMSEKGLVPSVVTYNALIDGYCKKGLVDVALDIFGMMMESNNCVPNVRTYNELISGFCRTKKVHKAMSLLDKMLERKLSPSNVTFNLLVHGQCKEGEVDNAFRLLRLMEENGLAPDEWTYGTLVDGLCERGRLEEANTVFSSLKEKGIKVNVAMYTALIDGHCQAEKVDFALTLFKKMIEEGCSPNACTYNVLINGLCKQGKQLEAAQLLERMKESGVEPTIESYSILIEQLLKECAFDHADKVFSLMVSRGHKPDVCIYTSFLVAYYNEGKLKEAEDVMAKMEEVGVRPDLMAYTVMIDGYGRSRLLNRAFDMLKCMFEAGYEPSGYTYSVLIKHLSQGGLDLNIADVWKVVKYETLLNLLDKMGEHGCPPNTNVFSSLAIGLCREGRLEEASRLVDHMQSCGMSSCEDIYTSMVNCCCKLRMYEDAARFLGTMLTQGFLPRLESYKLLICGLYDDGNNDKAKAIFFRLLDCGYNNDEVAWKLLIDGLLKRGLVDRCSELLDIMEKNGSRLSSQTYSLLLEGLDRTDNK comes from the coding sequence ATGATACAATGGACTGCTTTACCTTTGCATACTCCATTCCCATTTCGTTCAGGTCAGTCATCAATCTCACTTTTCTTTTCCTTCATCAAAACTTTCCCATTTtccatctcttcttcttcttcttcaatccaagaacaatcacaatcacAACCCCCCATTGAACACCAACTCCTCAATCTCCTTTCACATCCGAATTGGCAAAAACACCCTTCCTTAAACACTCTTATTCCTTCACTTTCCTCTTCAAATCTTTCCCTTTTCCTCTCACAAAACCCTAATCTTAATCCCCATGTTGCCCTTTCTTTCTTTAATTACCTTTCCCATCACCCTTCTTTCAAACTCAATGTTCAATCTTACGTACCCCTTATACGTATTTTAATTTCCAACAAGCTTTTTCGGGTTGCAGAAAAAACCCGCCTTTCTATGATTAAATCATGTGTAACACCTGAAGATGTTGTTTTTGTTATGGGTTTTGTGTTAGATATGAATAAATGTAGTGATGGGTTGAGTTTTAAGCTTAATGGGTGGGCTTATAATACCTTATTGATGTCGTTATCGCGATTCGTTATGGTTGATGAGATGAAATGTGTGTATAATGAGATGTTGAATGATATGATTAAGCCTGATATTTATACTTTTAATACAATGATTAATGGATATTGTAAAATGGGTAATGTTGTTGAAGCTGAGGTTTATTTGAGTAAGATCTTGCAAGCTGGTTTGAGTCCcgatacacatacatatacgtcgtTTATTTTGGGGCATTGTAGGAAAAAGGATGTTAATAGTGCTTTTAAGGTTTTTAGGGAAATGTCGAAAAAGGGTTGTCAAAGGAATGTGGTTTCGTATAATAATTTGATTCATGGGTTGTGTGAAACGAGGAGGATCGATGAAGCTGTGAAGTTGTTTTTGGAAATGGGAGAGGATTTTTGTTCGCCTAATGTTAGGACTTATACGGTTCTTATTGATGCATTGTGTCGATTGGATAGGAGGGAAGAAGGGTTGTGTTTGTTTAATGAAATGAAGGAGAAAGGCTGTGAGCCGAATGTTCATACTTATACTGTTCTCGTTGATGGTTTGTGTAAAGACTCAAAGCTTGACGAAGCGAGAAAGTTATTAAGTTTGATGTCGGAAAAAGGGTTAGTTCCGAGTGTAGTGACGTACAATGCTTTGATTGATGGATACTGTAAGAAAGGTTTGGTTGATGTTGCATTAGATATTTTTGGCATGATGATGGAATCGAATAATTGTGTCCCAAATGTACGTACGTACAATGAATTGATTTCTGGCTTTTGTAGGACGAAAAAGGTGCATAAGGCAATGTCGTTACTTGATAAGATGCTTGAGCGTAAATTGTCTCCTAGTAATGTCACTTTTAACTTGTTAGTTCATGGACAGTGTAAAGAGGGTGAAGTAGATAATGCATTTAGGTTGCTTAGATTGATGGAGGAGAACGGTTTGGCTCCTGATGAGTGGACTTATGGTACTCTAGTTGATGGCTTATGTGAAAGAGGTAGACTTGAAGAAGCTAATACCGTTTTTAGTTCTCTGAAAGAGAAGGGTATAAAGGTTAATGTTGCAATGTACACTGCTCTAATTGATGGACATTGCCAGGCTGAAAAAGTTGATTTTGCCTTGACATTGTTTAAGAAAATGATTGAGGAAGGTTGCTCCCCAAACGCATGTACTTATAACGTGCTGATTAATGGGTTGTGTAAACAGGGTAAGCAGCTAGAAGCAGCCCAATTACTTGAAAGGATGAAAGAAAGTGGCGTTGAACCCACAATTGAATCCTATAGTATCTTGATTGAGCAACTACTAAAAGAATGTGCCTTTGACCATGCAGACAAAGTTTTTAGTTTAATGGTTTCTAGGGGACACAAGCCTGATGTCTGCATCTACACTTCCTTTCTTGTTGCATATTACAATGAAGGGAAATTGAAAGAAGCAGAAGATGTGATGGCTAAGATGGAAGAGGTAGGAGTTAGGCCAGATTTGATGGCCTATACAGTAATGATTGATGGTTATGGTCGTTCACGATTATTAAATCGAGCCTTTGATATGCTAAAATGTATGTTTGAGGCTGGATATGAACCTTCTGGTTACACCTATTCCGTTTTGATCAAACATTTGTCCCAAGGAGGACTTGATCTTAATATTGCTGACGTGTGGAAAGTAGTGAAATATGAAACTTTGCTTAATCTCTTGGATAAAATGGGGGAACATGGATGTCCTCCAAATACAAATGTTTTTAGTTCGCTTGCTATTGGACTCTGTAGAGAAGGACGCCTCGAGGAAGCTTCGAGGTTAGTTGATCATATGCAGAGTTGCGGAATGTCTTCTTGTGAAGATATATACACCTCAATGGTAAATTGTTGTTGCAAGTTGAGAATGTATGAGGATGCAGCAAGATTTCTTGGCACTATGCTTACGCAAGGTTTTTTACCACGGTTAGAGTCGTACAAGCTCCTTATATGCGGGTTGTATGATGATGGAAACAATGATAAAGCTAAGGCGATCTTCTTCCGGCTTCTTGATTGTGGGTACAATAATGATGAAGTAGCTTGGAAGCTTCTAATTGATGGGTTACTTAAGAGGGGACTTGTAGATAGATGTTCTGAGTTGTTGGATATTATGGAGAAAAATGGTTCTCGACTTAGTTCCCAAACATATTCATTGCTGCTAGAGGGACTCGATAGAACAGACAACAAATAA
- the LOC132605456 gene encoding aluminum-activated malate transporter 8, whose amino-acid sequence MEINNSTSPAKINVISHLIGFPKKLKDKAIEIVKKTKKIGKDDPRKIWHAFKVGLALTLISLFYYYRPLYDGFGQSAIWAVLTVVVVFEFTAGATLCKCLNRGFATLTAGALGVGAKYFADLFGKEGEPIVLGFLVFTLGALGTFTRFFPHMKRRYDYGILIFVLTFSMVTVSGYRVDKILELAHQRLSTILIGAATCMIISLVVCPVWAGEDLHKLVSSNLEKLATFLGGFGSEYFSFSEIDESGKACKEDKGFLGAYKAVLNSKANEESLANFAWWEPGHGSFRLRHPWKQYLKIGVLSRECACHLQALSGYFNSKPQAPTEFHKRIEEACTKMSIESSKALKELASSIKTMTQPSSSAAETHLRHSKAAIDDFKSILAPTETLLLSSKLDLLEIFPAITVASILIDVINCVDKISEAVEDLSVQAHFKKEKNKNKESSSSPEKPPPQQHLLHRGIVKPVVDVDDVEGGDSVVIEICGGGAAAAVVEEQIVRV is encoded by the exons ATGGAGATTAATAATTCTACAAGCCCAGCAAAAATCAATGTCATTTCCCATCTCATAGGTTTTCCAAAAAAGTTGAAGGACAAAGCTATTGAAATTgtgaaaaaaacaaagaaaattgGAAAAGATGATCCAAGAAAAATTTGGCATGCATTTAAAGTGGGATTAGCTCTCACTTTAATTTCATTGTTTTACTATTATAGGCCTCTTTATGATGGCTTTGGACAATCAGCAATTTGGGCTGTTTTAACTGTGGTGGTTGTTTTTGAATTCACAGCAG GTGCAACTTTATGCAAGTGTTTAAACAGAGGTTTTGCCACGTTGACCGCTGGGGCATTAGGTGTTGGAGCAAAATATTTTGCTGACTTGTTTGGAAAAGAAGGGGAGCCCATTGTTCTGGGGTTTTTGGTCTTTACActag GTGCACTAGGTACATTTACAAGATTTTTCCCCCATATGAAGAGGAGATATGACTATGGAATTTTGATTTTTGTGTTGACCTTCAGTATGGTCACCGTATCTGGTTACCGTGTGGATAAAATATTGGAACTGGCTCATCAACGTCTGTCCACCATTCTTATTGGGGCTGCCACGTGCATGATCATTTCCTTGGTTGTTTGTCCTGTTTGGGCTGGTGAAGATCTTCACAAACTTGTTTCTAGTAATCTTGAAAAGCTTGCAACCTTCTTAGGAG GTTTTGGAAGTGAATATTTCAGCTTTTCAGAGATTGATGAAAGTGGAAAGGCCTGTAAGGAAGACAAGGGATTCCTTGGAGCCTATAAAGCCGTCCTTAATTCTAAGGCCAATGAGGAATCTTTG GCAAACTTTGCATGGTGGGAGCCTGGTCATGGGTCTTTTAGACTTCGTCATCCATGGAAGCAGTATTTGAAGATTGGTGTCCTTTCCAGAGAATGTGCCTGCCATCTTCAAGCACTTAGTGGCTACTTTAATTCCAAGCCTCAG GCACCAACAGAGttccacaaaagaatagaagaagCATGCACAAAAATGAGCATAGAATCAAGTAAAGCCCTAAAAGAACTAGCTTCTTCCATCAAAACCATGACACAACCGTCGTCCTCCGCCGCAGAAACCCACCTCCGCCACTCGAAAGCCGCCATCGACGACTTTAAATCCATACTAGCCCCCACTGAAACCCTATTACTCTCTAGCAAATTAGACCTTCTTGAAATATTCCCAGCTATAACGGTTGCATCCATACTCATTGACGTTATCAATTGTGTTGACAAAATCTCGGAGGCAGTAGAGGATCTTTCGGTTCAAGCACatttcaagaaagaaaagaataaaaataagGAATCTTCTTCGTCACCGGAGAAACCGCCACCTCAGCAGCACCTCCTCCACCGTGGAATCGTGAAGCCCGTCGTCGACGTGGACGACGTTGAGGGTGGTGATTCTGTTGTGATTGAGATATGCGGTGGTGGCGCCGCGGCAGCGGTGGTGGAAGAGCAAATAGTGCGAGTGTAA